In one window of Coralliovum pocilloporae DNA:
- the cas9 gene encoding type II CRISPR RNA-guided endonuclease Cas9 (Cas9, originally named Csn1, is the large, multifunctional signature protein of type II CRISPR/Cas systems. It is well known even to general audiences because its RNA-guided endonuclease activity has made it a popular tool for custom editing of eukaryotic genomes.) — MANLFFTNRLFSFDIGTNSIGWCVFGLDSNGEPDRILDIGTRIYSDGREPKSNASLAVARREGRAASRMRDRYKRRRKAALRTLIEFGLMPADKIAQKALLLETGDRKAETGEDSANPYALRAKALDEVLPPAYIGRALFHLSQRRGFKSNRKTDRKENDQGKIALGIADLKGRMHDTRARTYGEWLSMRREAGDVVRLRAGSDAFDETGYAFYPERSLLEAEFHAIWDAQQSHYPDLLTEERRAYLFRVMFYQRPLKKPQVGKCAYNPLEERLSKAHPLFQEFRLYKEVNELALVQPDLQERKLTPDQRDALIHHLRSKKEVTFKALRKTLKLTPDFSFNKESENRQKLKGDEVYAALSDKTRFGPKWAGFDRQEQWQIIQTLKEEEDPDRVFEWLQERYGIAGEQAEAIANCPLPDGHGRIGETALSSILDELKNTVADGFVIPEAIAAQNCGYKHSERSAEDEGEAFLPPYQEVLALHIPPGSGNPDDIYHIYKGRITNPTVHIGLNQLKRLVNALIRVHGKPRFMAVELARDLQLSDEQKRKVKQTITKNTRAAEARGKKLEKLSQQNNGYNRLLLKLWEELNVDKPEDRVCIYSGKRIGIKMLFSGEVDVDHILPWSQTLDDSPTNKILCLKSANRQKGNRAPVDVTEWQSRYDEILARAARLPKNKRWRFSADAMEKVEKDGGFLARQLTDTQYLSRMAREYLECLYPYEEADEHGELKRRNHVLVSPGRLTEMLRRNWGLNSLLPDSNLGGMAQAKNRKDHRHHAIDAAVVGVTTRSLLNRISKAAGRMDSLDLENYVNKTVGEILPWETFRSDLREAVNRITVSHKPDHGTVSRKGYAEGKGQTAGKLHNDTAYGLGHDPDGRPVAVHRVPFSGLQLKDLPTIRDEDLRAELFTALDGITDKKALQEALQKFRETHPRFRGIRRVRIAEALKVIPIRDKEGRAYKGYKGDANYRYDVWETLDGKWHSEVISMFDAHQSDWQSAFHRDNPTARRVLRLQQNDMVAYEHPDDGYTIARVVKFRVSGQIALANHKEAGSLKSRDADKQDPFKYMSKSASGLKKIQCRQVRIDEAGRVFDPGPQDREARKNKIK, encoded by the coding sequence ATGGCTAACCTCTTTTTCACGAATCGTCTGTTCTCTTTCGACATCGGCACCAACTCAATTGGCTGGTGCGTGTTTGGGTTGGATTCCAATGGAGAGCCGGACCGTATTCTTGATATCGGGACGCGCATTTATTCAGACGGGAGAGAGCCGAAGTCGAATGCTTCTCTTGCGGTTGCACGGCGGGAGGGACGGGCAGCTTCGCGGATGCGGGATCGCTACAAGCGGCGACGTAAGGCGGCGTTACGGACCCTGATTGAATTTGGTCTGATGCCTGCGGATAAAATAGCCCAGAAGGCGCTTCTGCTGGAAACCGGAGATCGCAAGGCGGAAACCGGTGAAGACAGTGCCAACCCTTACGCGCTGCGGGCCAAAGCTCTGGATGAGGTTCTGCCGCCAGCTTATATCGGTCGGGCTCTGTTCCATCTGTCACAGCGGCGGGGTTTCAAATCAAACCGCAAGACAGATCGCAAGGAGAACGATCAGGGCAAGATCGCGCTGGGCATTGCTGACCTAAAGGGCCGGATGCATGATACGCGCGCGCGGACTTACGGAGAATGGCTGTCGATGCGACGTGAGGCGGGGGATGTGGTCCGTCTCCGTGCCGGCTCTGATGCCTTTGATGAGACCGGTTACGCGTTTTATCCTGAGCGATCGCTGCTTGAGGCTGAGTTCCATGCGATCTGGGATGCGCAGCAGTCGCATTATCCGGACCTTCTGACTGAAGAGCGCCGTGCTTATCTGTTCAGGGTGATGTTCTATCAGCGGCCATTGAAAAAGCCGCAGGTGGGGAAGTGTGCTTACAATCCGCTGGAAGAACGCCTGTCCAAAGCTCACCCGCTGTTTCAGGAATTTCGCCTCTATAAGGAGGTCAATGAGCTGGCATTGGTTCAGCCGGACCTCCAGGAACGAAAACTGACGCCTGATCAGCGTGATGCCCTGATCCACCATCTGCGCAGCAAAAAGGAGGTGACCTTCAAGGCGCTGCGGAAGACCCTGAAGCTGACCCCGGATTTTTCGTTCAACAAGGAATCTGAAAATCGCCAGAAGCTGAAGGGAGATGAAGTCTATGCGGCCCTGTCTGACAAGACTCGCTTTGGCCCGAAATGGGCAGGGTTTGACCGTCAAGAGCAGTGGCAGATTATCCAGACTCTGAAAGAGGAAGAAGACCCGGACCGTGTGTTTGAATGGCTGCAGGAGCGTTACGGAATAGCGGGGGAGCAGGCTGAAGCGATTGCCAACTGCCCGCTGCCGGATGGCCATGGACGTATAGGAGAAACGGCTCTTTCGTCCATACTTGATGAGTTGAAGAACACGGTTGCGGATGGTTTTGTCATTCCCGAGGCAATAGCTGCTCAGAACTGTGGGTATAAACACTCCGAACGCAGCGCTGAGGATGAGGGCGAGGCATTCCTGCCGCCGTATCAGGAGGTGCTGGCACTGCATATTCCGCCGGGCAGCGGTAATCCGGACGATATTTATCACATCTACAAGGGTCGGATCACCAATCCGACCGTTCACATCGGGCTCAATCAGCTCAAGCGTTTGGTAAATGCCTTGATCCGGGTGCATGGCAAGCCGCGCTTTATGGCTGTGGAACTGGCTCGCGACCTGCAGCTTTCTGATGAGCAGAAGAGGAAGGTCAAGCAGACGATTACCAAAAACACCCGCGCTGCGGAGGCGCGCGGGAAAAAGCTTGAAAAGCTGAGCCAGCAGAACAATGGCTATAACCGGCTGCTGCTGAAACTCTGGGAAGAGCTGAACGTGGATAAGCCGGAAGACCGAGTCTGCATCTATTCAGGAAAACGGATTGGTATCAAGATGCTGTTTTCCGGTGAGGTGGATGTTGATCACATCCTGCCCTGGTCGCAGACACTGGATGACAGTCCGACGAACAAGATTCTGTGCCTGAAATCCGCCAACCGGCAGAAAGGCAATCGGGCTCCGGTTGACGTGACAGAATGGCAGTCTCGCTATGATGAGATTCTGGCTCGGGCTGCCCGCCTGCCGAAAAACAAGCGCTGGCGGTTTTCTGCCGATGCGATGGAGAAAGTTGAAAAGGATGGCGGATTCCTGGCTCGGCAATTGACGGATACTCAGTATCTGTCACGCATGGCGCGGGAATATCTCGAATGTCTGTATCCCTATGAAGAAGCAGACGAGCATGGTGAGTTGAAAAGGCGCAACCATGTTCTGGTATCGCCCGGGCGGCTGACAGAGATGCTGCGGCGAAACTGGGGGCTCAATTCCCTGCTGCCGGACAGCAATCTCGGCGGGATGGCACAGGCCAAGAACCGCAAGGATCATCGTCACCATGCGATTGATGCGGCTGTCGTCGGTGTCACCACACGCAGCCTGCTCAACCGTATTTCCAAGGCGGCCGGGCGGATGGACAGTCTGGATCTGGAGAATTACGTCAACAAGACTGTGGGCGAGATTCTGCCCTGGGAGACTTTCCGCTCTGATCTTCGCGAGGCTGTCAACAGGATTACCGTCAGCCACAAACCGGATCATGGCACTGTGTCTCGCAAGGGCTATGCCGAGGGCAAGGGGCAGACCGCTGGCAAACTGCACAATGATACGGCCTATGGGCTGGGTCATGACCCGGATGGCCGCCCGGTCGCGGTTCATCGGGTGCCGTTCTCCGGGCTGCAGCTGAAGGACCTTCCCACTATTCGGGATGAAGATTTGCGGGCTGAGCTGTTTACGGCGCTGGATGGCATCACCGATAAGAAAGCCTTGCAGGAGGCACTTCAAAAGTTCCGCGAAACGCATCCCAGGTTCAGAGGAATCCGGCGTGTCCGGATCGCTGAGGCGCTCAAGGTCATTCCGATTCGTGACAAGGAAGGCAGGGCCTATAAAGGCTACAAGGGCGATGCCAATTACCGTTATGATGTCTGGGAGACACTGGACGGCAAATGGCATTCTGAAGTGATTTCCATGTTTGATGCCCACCAGTCAGACTGGCAATCGGCATTTCACAGGGACAATCCAACGGCTCGCCGGGTCTTGCGTCTGCAGCAGAATGATATGGTGGCCTATGAGCATCCCGATGATGGCTATACCATCGCCCGGGTGGTGAAATTTCGCGTAAGCGGGCAGATCGCCCTGGCCAATCACAAGGAAGCGGGTAGTCTGAAATCCCGTGACGCGGATAAGCAGGATCCCTTCAAATATATGAGCAAAAGTGCATCCGGCCTGAAAAAAATCCAATGCCGTCAGGTGCGTATAGACGAAGCCGGTCGTGTGTTTGACCCAGGGCCGCAAGACAGGGAAGCGCGGAAAAACAAGATAAAATAA
- a CDS encoding glutathione S-transferase family protein, protein MYRLFYAEKSASMGIRVILEELDLPYELLQTSVEPGEPRPEAQLAVNPNGWVPVLQWENGAMYEAAAIIVFLCDRHGEKGLAPAINDPARALYLQTLVYFSNSIQNAFQLTYYPDRFADAVEYEPSAERRGNRRLAETWRVIDEQISDNRWLLGDRFSAADIYLFMLTTWLRSSKGHPPVSDFPNVKRIADAVMQRPSVQLVYEPWISNPEY, encoded by the coding sequence ATGTACAGGCTGTTTTATGCGGAAAAAAGTGCTTCCATGGGCATCCGGGTGATACTGGAAGAGCTGGACCTGCCGTATGAACTGCTCCAGACGAGCGTCGAGCCGGGTGAGCCCCGTCCAGAAGCGCAACTGGCCGTCAATCCCAATGGATGGGTGCCTGTTCTTCAGTGGGAGAACGGCGCAATGTATGAAGCGGCGGCCATAATCGTTTTCCTCTGCGACCGGCATGGGGAGAAGGGCCTTGCTCCGGCTATAAATGACCCGGCGCGTGCGCTTTATCTGCAGACACTGGTCTATTTCTCGAACTCGATTCAGAATGCCTTTCAGCTCACCTACTATCCGGATCGCTTTGCTGATGCGGTAGAGTATGAACCGAGCGCCGAGAGGCGTGGTAACCGGCGGCTTGCGGAGACATGGCGGGTTATTGATGAGCAGATCAGCGATAATCGATGGCTGCTGGGCGATCGGTTCAGTGCTGCTGATATCTATCTGTTCATGCTGACAACATGGTTGCGGTCTTCAAAGGGCCATCCACCTGTTTCCGATTTTCCAAATGTCAAACGGATTGCGGACGCTGTGATGCAAAGACCCAGTGTCCAGCTTGTCTATGAACCCTGGATATCCAATCCGGAATATTGA
- a CDS encoding fatty acid desaturase, translating into MVEQSEASGQLPETRTGREWVKVLSEYREASTWRSSFELAVTLGPFLLLWGLAWWSLSVSYWLTFGISVVNAAFLLRLFCIQHDCGHGAFFQNRTVSDWLGRVIGVLTLTPYDVWRCTHAIHHSSSGNLGRRGMGDIHTLTVAEYRELTPFNRLVYRLYRNPIVLFGLGPGYLFYFQNRLPLGLMDSARYWTSAMCTNAAIFVAVGLILYFGGLMPILLIFLPSTLLAATAGVWLFYVQHQFETTHWDEEEEWQLHDAALKGSSHYVLPPVLQWLSANIGIHHVHHLYSRIPFYRLPEVLRDHAVLANENRLTIRESISAARLHLWDEEGKRLLSFAQARALVR; encoded by the coding sequence ATGGTCGAACAATCCGAAGCTTCCGGGCAGCTGCCTGAAACGCGCACTGGAAGAGAGTGGGTCAAGGTTCTTTCCGAATATCGGGAAGCGAGCACCTGGCGCAGTTCATTCGAGCTTGCTGTTACTCTGGGACCGTTTCTTCTTCTTTGGGGGCTTGCCTGGTGGTCGCTGTCGGTCAGTTACTGGCTGACATTCGGGATTTCTGTTGTCAATGCGGCCTTTCTTTTGCGCCTTTTCTGTATCCAGCATGATTGCGGACATGGGGCGTTCTTCCAGAACCGCACTGTCAGCGACTGGCTTGGCCGGGTGATTGGAGTGCTGACGCTGACACCCTATGATGTCTGGCGGTGTACCCATGCGATCCATCACTCCTCTTCCGGCAATCTTGGTCGACGCGGTATGGGAGACATCCATACGCTGACGGTGGCTGAATATCGTGAACTGACACCGTTCAACCGTCTGGTTTACCGGCTGTACCGGAATCCGATTGTTCTGTTTGGCCTGGGGCCTGGTTATCTGTTCTATTTTCAGAACCGGTTGCCGCTCGGCCTGATGGACAGTGCCAGATACTGGACCAGTGCGATGTGCACCAATGCAGCTATTTTTGTTGCTGTGGGGCTTATTCTCTATTTCGGTGGTCTGATGCCAATCCTGCTGATTTTCCTGCCGTCAACGCTTCTGGCTGCCACTGCAGGGGTGTGGCTGTTCTATGTGCAGCATCAGTTCGAGACCACGCATTGGGACGAAGAAGAAGAATGGCAGCTTCATGATGCGGCGCTCAAGGGCAGTTCTCACTATGTGCTGCCCCCGGTGCTGCAGTGGCTTAGTGCGAATATCGGCATTCACCATGTGCACCATCTTTACAGCCGCATACCGTTCTATCGTTTGCCGGAAGTCCTGCGTGACCATGCGGTTCTCGCCAATGAAAACAGGCTGACAATTCGGGAAAGCATTTCTGCTGCCCGACTTCACCTCTGGGATGAAGAAGGCAAGCGTCTTCTGTCTTTTGCTCAGGCACGTGCTCTGGTTCGGTAG
- a CDS encoding choice-of-anchor D domain-containing protein: protein MIIGSDRSAGWRWTIRSLAVFQLVFGSMLSVLFWTAMPNQAEASFTMCPALDVTPFPIQAGLDLTADNCTDTNSLPVSQQNNDFILIQPADGTGSTTFEIQEGPADARDLVYQVNGGSSIDNNGDGTTIDCSGGCTVSGTHGGTPFSFTYTFNTGTGQGAVGVLAPEIEVSSSESGGVVLDGGTDAQGDEPISTAKTVTYTVTNSGSATLNVTNIVASNLSNITGSPTISSTSFSIASGGGPQTFDVTYTPTATGAFSFELDITNDDSDENPYDILVSGTGVAPEIAVSSSESGGAVADGGTDSFASSPVAGSPAIVTYTIENTGTFALSVTPPTVGSNVTSTSNVTVNAMTLGAVSVAPGGTTTLVVNYTPTAAGAFSFAFNFANGDADENPYNITASGTAVGPPEIAVSSSEGGAVADGGTDTFTSTPAAGSPAIVTYTISNTGASALSVTPPTVGGNVTSTSNVTVNSMTLGAVSVAPGGTTTLVVNYTPTVAGAFSFAFNFANGDSDENPYNITASGTATGTPEIAVSSSESGGAVADGGTDTFTSTPAAGSPAIVTYTITNTGTSALSVTPPTVGGNVTSTSNVTVNSMTLGAVSVAPGGGTTTLVVNYTPTVAGAFSFDFNFANGDSDENPYNITASGTATGTPEIAVLSSEGGAVADGGTDTFTSSPVSGSPAIVTYTITNTGTSALSITPPTVGGNVTSTSNVTVNAMTLGAVSVAPAGGTTTLVVNYTPTAAGAFSFAFNFANGDGDENPYNITASGTAVGPPEIEVSSSEGGAVADGGTDTFTSTPAAGSPAIVTYTITNTGTSALSVTPPTVGGNVTSTSNVTVNAMTLGAVSVAPGGGTTTLVVNYTPTAAGAFSFDFNFANGDGDENPYNITASGTATGTPEIEVSSSEGGAVADGGTDTFTSTPAAGSPAIVTYTITNTGTSALSVTPPTVGGNVTSTSNVTVNAMTLGAVSVAPGGGTTTLVVNYTPTAAGAFSFAFNFANGDGDENPYNITASGIATGAPEIEVSSSEGGAVADGGTDAFTSTPVAGVAGTVTYTITNSGTSALSVTAPTVGSNVSATTNVVVNSLTLGSTSVAPGGGTTTLVVNYTPTNSGAFSFAFDFANGDADENPFNITASGNASGTPEIEVSSSEGGAVADGGTDTFTSTPAAGSASTVTYTITNTGTSALSVTPPTVGGNVTSTSNVTVNSMTLGAVSVTPGGGTTTLVVNYTPTAAGAFSFAFNFANSDADENPYNITASGAALGVPAALAATSGSGQITEINTAFGSRLVATLTDASGNGVANEAVTFTAPASGASLTFASTGTNTETVTTDANGEATSSIMTANSVVSNFLGGSAFEPYMVTAQAAGVTDVTFSLTNTRDSSADITKTQEVIASFVTNRADRIVSEQPDLVDRLKGGAFGRQNNFNSFAFDISSQNKSASFEFSYRAFVNKISSLGERSENAPEGTSQLVDRFSAFDELEAKDAARRHSAFSQETRDLEETFATLAFDEGQVDGKQGGAVQSGFDFWAKGTYAAVENGSSESENGIFFAGVDYRFRDDALIGLMGQLDISDEENTVANTSADGIGWMVGPYAVVRLHDNLYLDGRATYGQSYNQVNALGLFSDDFDTQRVLIQGGLTGDFDMGPLNVNPFLKVTYFWEEQESYTDTLGNLIPSQDFDLGRLEFGPRVSYDIQGEDDYIMSLFMSLSGIYDFNELRDDTATTASLTSSSDSVRARIEAGAAVLFSTNNIRVTGEGFYDGIGVRDFEAYGGSLSVNVPF from the coding sequence ATGATTATCGGATCTGATCGATCAGCAGGATGGCGATGGACCATTCGGTCTCTTGCCGTTTTTCAACTTGTCTTTGGGTCAATGCTGAGTGTTCTGTTCTGGACGGCCATGCCAAATCAGGCGGAAGCATCCTTTACGATGTGCCCGGCTTTGGATGTCACACCATTCCCTATTCAGGCCGGGCTTGATCTGACGGCCGACAATTGTACCGACACGAATTCCTTACCTGTTTCGCAGCAGAATAACGACTTTATTTTAATACAGCCTGCTGATGGAACAGGTTCAACCACCTTTGAAATTCAAGAGGGGCCAGCCGATGCCCGCGATCTTGTCTATCAGGTGAATGGTGGTAGCTCTATTGATAACAATGGTGATGGTACAACGATCGACTGTAGTGGTGGATGTACGGTTTCCGGTACCCATGGCGGTACGCCATTCAGTTTTACTTACACGTTTAATACAGGCACCGGCCAGGGCGCGGTTGGTGTCCTGGCTCCCGAGATTGAAGTGTCATCTTCCGAAAGCGGTGGTGTTGTTCTGGATGGTGGAACCGATGCCCAGGGTGATGAGCCCATCAGTACGGCCAAGACGGTAACCTACACGGTCACCAATTCCGGTTCAGCGACGCTGAATGTGACCAATATTGTCGCGAGCAATCTGTCGAACATCACGGGCAGTCCGACGATTTCCTCGACGAGTTTTAGTATTGCATCGGGTGGCGGACCCCAGACCTTTGATGTGACCTATACGCCGACAGCCACGGGTGCCTTCTCATTTGAGCTGGACATCACGAATGATGATTCAGATGAGAATCCTTACGATATTCTGGTATCCGGTACTGGTGTTGCGCCTGAAATTGCCGTGTCGTCCTCTGAAAGCGGCGGTGCTGTTGCGGACGGGGGAACGGACAGTTTTGCATCGTCTCCCGTTGCGGGTTCCCCCGCAATTGTAACCTATACAATTGAGAATACCGGGACGTTTGCACTGTCTGTTACGCCTCCCACTGTGGGAAGCAATGTGACATCGACGTCAAACGTTACTGTTAATGCCATGACGTTGGGTGCTGTCAGTGTCGCCCCGGGTGGCACGACAACACTTGTCGTCAATTATACGCCGACTGCTGCAGGGGCGTTCAGCTTCGCGTTTAACTTCGCCAATGGTGATGCGGACGAGAACCCTTACAATATCACCGCCAGCGGTACGGCAGTCGGTCCGCCGGAGATTGCGGTTTCCTCTTCTGAGGGTGGTGCTGTTGCGGATGGTGGAACGGACACCTTCACATCAACCCCGGCGGCTGGCTCCCCGGCGATTGTGACCTATACGATTTCGAATACGGGCGCATCTGCTCTGTCTGTTACGCCTCCGACTGTTGGGGGTAATGTGACGTCGACGTCGAATGTGACGGTGAACAGTATGACGTTGGGTGCCGTGAGTGTTGCCCCGGGAGGAACGACCACACTCGTCGTCAACTACACGCCGACCGTTGCCGGGGCATTCAGCTTCGCGTTTAACTTCGCCAATGGTGATAGTGATGAGAACCCGTACAATATCACGGCAAGCGGTACTGCGACGGGCACCCCGGAGATTGCGGTTTCCTCGTCAGAAAGTGGTGGTGCTGTCGCCGATGGTGGAACAGATACCTTCACCTCGACACCTGCAGCAGGTTCCCCGGCGATTGTGACCTACACAATCACAAATACAGGGACGTCTGCGCTCAGTGTTACGCCTCCAACTGTTGGGGGCAATGTGACATCAACGTCGAATGTGACAGTGAATAGTATGACGTTGGGTGCCGTGAGTGTTGCACCCGGCGGTGGAACGACCACGCTCGTTGTGAATTATACGCCGACTGTTGCAGGCGCGTTCAGCTTCGATTTCAACTTCGCCAATGGTGATAGTGACGAGAACCCGTACAACATCACAGCGAGTGGTACTGCGACGGGCACTCCGGAGATTGCGGTTTTGTCTTCTGAGGGTGGTGCTGTTGCGGATGGTGGGACAGACACTTTTACGTCGTCACCTGTCTCTGGCTCTCCAGCAATCGTTACCTACACAATCACAAATACCGGGACGTCCGCCTTGTCCATCACGCCACCGACTGTTGGGGGCAATGTGACGTCGACGTCGAATGTGACGGTTAATGCCATGACGTTGGGTGCCGTGAGCGTTGCTCCGGCAGGGGGGACGACAACACTCGTTGTGAACTATACCCCGACTGCTGCAGGCGCTTTCAGCTTCGCGTTCAACTTCGCCAATGGTGATGGTGATGAGAACCCGTATAATATCACAGCCAGTGGTACGGCAGTCGGCCCGCCTGAGATTGAAGTATCGTCTTCCGAGGGCGGTGCGGTTGCTGATGGTGGAACGGATACTTTCACCTCGACACCTGCAGCGGGCTCCCCGGCGATTGTGACTTACACAATCACGAATACCGGGACGTCTGCGCTCAGTGTTACGCCACCGACTGTTGGGGGCAATGTGACCTCCACATCCAATGTGACCGTGAATGCCATGACACTCGGCGCTGTCAGCGTGGCTCCTGGTGGCGGCACGACAACGCTTGTTGTGAACTATACGCCAACGGCTGCTGGCGCATTCAGTTTTGATTTCAATTTCGCCAATGGTGATGGTGACGAGAATCCGTACAACATCACAGCCAGCGGCACCGCGACAGGTACTCCAGAGATAGAGGTTTCGTCTTCTGAGGGTGGTGCTGTCGCTGATGGTGGAACGGACACCTTCACTTCGACACCTGCGGCTGGCTCCCCGGCGATTGTGACCTACACAATCACGAATACCGGGACGTCTGCGCTCAGTGTTACGCCTCCCACTGTGGGTGGCAATGTAACGTCCACATCGAATGTGACCGTGAATGCCATGACACTCGGCGCTGTCAGCGTAGCGCCAGGTGGCGGTACGACAACGCTTGTTGTGAACTACACGCCAACCGCTGCTGGCGCGTTCAGCTTCGCGTTTAATTTTGCCAATGGTGATGGTGACGAGAACCCGTATAACATCACGGCCAGCGGTATAGCGACAGGTGCTCCGGAGATAGAGGTTTCGTCTTCTGAGGGTGGTGCTGTTGCAGATGGTGGGACGGATGCCTTCACGTCTACCCCTGTTGCCGGTGTGGCAGGTACAGTCACCTACACGATTACCAATTCCGGCACGTCCGCTCTCTCTGTGACCGCGCCTACCGTTGGCAGCAACGTCTCCGCGACAACCAATGTTGTCGTGAACAGCCTGACACTCGGTTCGACAAGTGTCGCTCCTGGTGGTGGGACCACGACACTTGTTGTGAATTATACGCCGACCAATTCAGGGGCGTTCAGCTTCGCGTTTGACTTTGCCAATGGTGATGCTGATGAGAATCCGTTCAACATTACTGCAAGTGGCAATGCGAGTGGTACACCTGAGATAGAGGTGTCGTCTTCTGAGGGTGGCGCTGTGGCCGATGGTGGAACGGACACCTTCACCTCGACACCGGCGGCTGGCTCTGCGTCGACTGTTACCTACACAATCACAAATACCGGGACGTCTGCGCTCAGTGTTACGCCTCCCACTGTGGGTGGCAATGTGACGTCCACATCGAATGTGACCGTGAATAGCATGACCCTCGGCGCTGTCAGCGTAACGCCGGGTGGCGGTACAACAACGCTCGTTGTGAACTATACGCCGACTGCTGCAGGGGCGTTCAGCTTCGCGTTTAACTTCGCTAACAGTGATGCTGATGAGAACCCGTATAACATCACGGCCTCCGGGGCGGCATTGGGCGTTCCGGCAGCGCTGGCAGCAACCTCCGGGTCTGGGCAGATTACCGAAATCAATACAGCCTTTGGCAGCCGTCTGGTGGCCACATTGACGGATGCCAGCGGCAATGGTGTTGCCAACGAGGCGGTCACGTTTACAGCGCCTGCCAGTGGAGCCTCGCTGACATTTGCATCGACAGGGACCAATACCGAGACCGTAACCACAGATGCCAATGGTGAGGCGACAAGCTCGATTATGACAGCCAACTCTGTTGTGTCGAACTTTCTCGGAGGAAGTGCGTTTGAACCCTATATGGTCACAGCGCAAGCCGCAGGAGTGACTGATGTCACATTCTCTCTGACCAATACGCGCGATTCATCGGCAGATATCACCAAAACCCAGGAAGTGATTGCGTCTTTTGTCACCAACAGAGCGGACAGGATTGTCTCAGAGCAACCTGACTTGGTTGACCGGCTCAAGGGTGGAGCTTTCGGGCGCCAGAACAATTTCAACAGTTTTGCCTTTGATATCAGTTCACAGAACAAATCAGCCAGTTTTGAGTTCAGCTACAGGGCCTTCGTCAACAAGATATCCTCTCTTGGGGAGCGGAGTGAAAACGCTCCAGAAGGGACAAGCCAGCTCGTTGACCGCTTTTCGGCTTTTGATGAGCTGGAGGCGAAAGACGCTGCTCGCAGACATTCTGCCTTCTCGCAGGAAACACGCGACCTGGAAGAGACCTTTGCAACGCTTGCCTTTGATGAGGGGCAGGTTGACGGAAAACAGGGTGGGGCGGTTCAGTCCGGTTTCGACTTCTGGGCCAAGGGCACTTATGCAGCGGTTGAGAATGGCAGCAGCGAGAGCGAGAACGGGATTTTCTTTGCCGGTGTTGATTACCGGTTCCGGGATGATGCCTTGATCGGGCTTATGGGGCAGCTCGATATTTCTGATGAAGAGAATACTGTGGCCAATACCTCTGCCGATGGCATTGGTTGGATGGTCGGGCCATATGCAGTTGTACGACTGCATGACAATCTCTATCTGGATGGCCGTGCGACCTATGGGCAATCCTACAATCAGGTCAATGCTCTGGGGTTGTTCTCGGATGACTTCGATACACAGCGGGTTCTGATTCAGGGCGGCCTGACAGGCGACTTTGATATGGGGCCGTTGAACGTCAATCCATTCCTGAAGGTCACCTATTTCTGGGAAGAACAGGAATCCTATACCGATACGCTGGGGAATTTGATCCCCAGTCAGGACTTTGACCTTGGTCGTCTGGAGTTCGGCCCCAGGGTGTCCTATGACATTCAGGGAGAAGATGATTACATCATGTCTCTCTTCATGTCGTTGTCAGGTATCTATGACTTTAACGAATTACGCGATGACACAGCGACGACCGCTTCCTTGACATCATCTTCAGATTCCGTACGGGCTCGAATTGAAGCCGGGGCGGCTGTTTTGTTCTCAACCAATAACATCAGAGTTACGGGAGAGGGCTTCTATGATGGTATCGGTGTTCGTGACTTTGAGGCCTATGGCGGGTCTCTGAGTGTCAACGTGCCGTTCTAG
- a CDS encoding phage tail protein: MSEPFLAEIRMVGFNFAPRGWAFLDGQILPINQNQSLYSLLGTNYGGDGRTSFALPDLRGRTPIHKSDAHPLAQKSGAETVTLTAAEIPAHTHAAKASSTLGNVRPPAGAILAAERPPDLAYRDPEAATSTALRSGSITNAGGGQAHNNMQPYTTLSFCIALQGLFPSRN, encoded by the coding sequence ATGTCAGAGCCGTTTCTTGCCGAAATACGAATGGTCGGGTTCAACTTCGCACCGCGAGGATGGGCATTCCTTGATGGCCAAATCCTTCCAATCAACCAGAACCAATCGCTCTATTCCCTACTTGGAACCAATTACGGAGGCGATGGCAGAACGAGTTTCGCTCTGCCGGACTTACGTGGTCGGACACCAATCCACAAGAGCGACGCTCATCCTCTGGCTCAAAAGAGTGGTGCTGAGACGGTTACTCTGACAGCAGCCGAAATCCCCGCGCATACTCATGCAGCAAAGGCTTCATCCACCCTCGGCAATGTTCGGCCACCTGCAGGAGCTATTCTTGCAGCAGAGAGGCCGCCCGATCTGGCTTATCGAGATCCGGAAGCTGCAACAAGCACAGCATTGCGCAGTGGTTCGATAACCAATGCAGGCGGCGGACAGGCTCACAACAATATGCAGCCCTACACGACCTTGTCTTTTTGCATTGCCTTGCAGGGATTGTTCCCTTCGCGCAACTAA